From Candidatus Polarisedimenticolaceae bacterium:
CCAGGCGGACGGCGCCTCGACCGCGGCGGCGACGGCCACGGCGATCGCGAGGCGGTAGGGCCATCCACGCGCCGCGTCCGTCGGAAGCACGCACCAGGCCACCGCAAGGACGAAGCCCACCGCGCCGCGAACCGGAGGGGAGGAGCCGCCGCGCCGGAGGGCGAACACGAACCCGAGCACCACCGCGATTCCCAGCACTGCCCACGTGGCCGGTCCGGCGCCACGAAACAGCTCGGTCGTCGGAACGAACTCGGTCAGCGCCCCCCGAAGCACGGGCTCCCGACGCAGCAGCGCGAGTTGCTCGACCGGCCACGCCAGCGCGCGGAATCCCTGCGGGTGCGTCAGGCACGCCACGGCCGCGGACGCCATCACCAGCGCACCCCGGCGGAGGGAAGTCGCGCGACCCGCTTCGCCGATGGCGCCGCGGCGGTCCCCCGCGAGACCCGCGGCAAGCCCCGCGGCGGCGACGAGCATGCCGTTGACGAAGTAGCCGTGGAAGTGGATCCAGAGCCCGATCGCGGCGGGCAAGGCCCAGCGAAGGGTCCTCCACGGGATCGCCCCGCCGACCGCGACGAGCGTGAAGGCGAGAAACACGTGGGAGAGGGTGTCGGGGCGAGGCTCGAGACGGTAGGCGTTCGCGACGAGGACGATCGACGTGCCCACGAGCGCGGGACCCGGCCGGGCTCCCCCTCGCCGGAGCAGCGCCATCCAGGCGGCCGCGACGAGCGCGCACAGGCCGATCTGGTACGCCATGAGCGCGTGTTCGCCGCCGGCGCGATCGACCGCCGCCACCAGGACCGAGGCCAGCCACTTGTCCTCGACGTAGCGGTAACCGGGAAACGGATGGACGAACGTCGAGACGCCGATGGGGGCTGCGCCGTCGAGGATGGCCCGGCCGACGGCGACCTGCTGCGGGAGGTCGGGATCGACGAGACGGTGCGCGCCGAACGCCGCGCCCAGGAGCAAGACGGCGACGAGGGCGACCCAACGGCTGCGGCGCGGGGCGGTCGCGGTCACGAGCCCGCGTCGAGCTCGCGCAGGAGCGCCTTCGCCTCCCCGGAGGTCGGGTCCTTCGCGAGCGCGAGGCGAAGCGCTTCGCGGGCCTCCGCGCGTCGTCCGGCGATCGCGAGCGCCCTCGCCCGCAGGATGTGCGAGGCCGCGTTTCCTCCCGTCGCCGTCACGAGCCGATCGAACAGCCCGATCGCATCCGCAAATCGCCGCTGGTACAGCCGGAGGTTCCCGAATCGCTCGAGCGCGCCGGGAAGCGACGGGTCGAGCTCGAGCGCCTTCGCGTACGATCGCTCCGCCGCGACGAGGTCCCGCCGCTCCTCGGCCGCGACGGCAAGCCCCACGCAGGCGCGCGCGCGGTCCGAAGGAACGTCGCCGAGCTCGTACGCCGCGCGGAACCAGCGCTCCGCCTCCGCCACCCGTCTATCCTGGATCAGGATCTGGGCGTAGAAGAGCGCGGTGCGGGGGTCGGACGCGTCGAGGGCGAGCGTGCGCTCGAGTCCGCGCAACGCCTCCTCGCGGCGGCCGGCCTTCACGTAAGCCTCGGCCAGGTAGGCATTCGCGGTTACGAGATCGGGAGCCAACTTCACGGCGCGCTGCAAGGGCACGATCGCCTCCGCGGCCCGCTGCATCTGAAGGAGGACGAGCCCCTCGCCGACCCACCCGAGCGTGAAGGTCGGCGCATCGCGCTGGAGCTCCCGGATGACGCGCAGCGCCTCCTCGCGTTTCCCGCGCGCGGCCAGGATCAAGGCCATGTTGTAGCGATTGAGCGGGACGGCGGCCTGTCCCTGCGTCGGCCCTCCCGCGGCGCGCTCCGCTCCCGGCGCTCCGCCGACGTAACCGAGGGCGCGCAGCTTCGCGATCGTCTCGTCCTCGCCGGGGATGTCCCCCGCCTCCCCCTTCGCGCGCTCTCCGGCGGTTTCGTAGTCCGGCACGGTGCGGATCGGCTCCGCGAGGGTCCCGGGGACGAACGCCGCGTCGATCGAGCGGCCGACGAGGTTCTCCGCGAGCGGCAGCCCCGCCAGCCGGGCGATCGTCGGAAAGACGTCGTAGACGCTCGCTTCGGGAATCTCTCCGGGTCCTTTCACCCCGCGACCCCAGGCGACGACGATCCCCTCCGCGCGGTGGCTGAGCGGCGCCTGGTTTCCATACCGGTTCTGCGTGGACAGGCGCGGCCGGCGCGGACCGACCTTGAAGCCGTGATCGCTCACGACGAGCACCGTCGTCTTCGCGGGGTCGACGGAGGCGAGGACATCACCCACGACGCGATCGGCCTCCGCGTAATACGCGTCCCACACCGGCCCGAACCGGGCGACCTCGGCGTCGCTCGCCCACGGAAGGCGCGGCGGCTGGTATTCGCCGAAGAGGTGGCCGACGGCGTCGGTTCCCTCGAGGTACACCGCCGCGATCGTGGGCCGGTACCTTCGGATCAGCTCCGGCGCCAGTCGACGGTAGAGCTCGGTCGTCCGGAGGATCCCCACGAAGGTCTCGAGCTTCTCCGGGTCGGGCGCGAGCGACCCGGGACCGAAGAAAGTCATCGCGTGCGCGTCTCCGATCGCGCGGTCGACCTCCCCCCGCGCGCGCTCGATCTCCGCCGCGACCTCGGGGGGGTGGGCGAGACCCGTCGTCGCGCGCGTGGCGCCGCCCGCGATCTGGTGCGACCCCGCGCGGTCGGAGACGAGGAACCCTCGGACCGGCTCCGCGGGCCAGCTCGCGTACCAACCGACGACGCCGACGGAGAGCCCCTGCTCGGTCGCCACGTTCCAGAAGGCGCGCACGCGCCGCTCGTCGGAGCGCACCGGCTCCTCGACGCCGTCGCGCTTGGTGAGGAACCCGACGATCCCGTGGTCCTCGGGGTGCCGCCCCGTCGCGATGCTCGTCCAGACGATCGGCGACAGGAGCGGATTCTCCGCGCGCAGAACACCCCAAGCTCCCTCGCGCCGCAGCCGCGAGAGGTTCGGAATTCTCCCGTCCCGCTCGAGACGATCGAGGATCTCCCAGTCCGCGCCGTCGAGGCCGACCACGAGCACCTTCGTATCGGGGCTGGGAGGGAGCGTGCCCGTGGAAGGGGTGGAACACGCGGGGAGGAAGAGCAGCAGAGCCGCGAGGGCGAGCCGGCGCATGACCGCCGCAGTATAGGCAAGAAAGAAAAAGGGGGAGGGATTGCTCCCTCCCCCTTCGCCGCTCACGCGGGTGTGGGACCGATCAGAAGGACCAGCGCGCGTTCAGGCGGACCTGCCGGGGGCCCTGGAACAGCACGGTCTGGCCGTAGTCCGGGTCGGGGATGCCGGCCTGGCGCTCGACCTGGTCGTTGACGCGGACCGCCTTCTGCGAGTTGAGCGCGTTGACGACGACGACGCCGAGCTGCAGGTCGCCCATCTTCAACTTGCGCGTCCAGTTGAGGAGGAGGTCGATGTTCATCGTCTTCGGCGTGCGGCCGAGATTGCCGCGACTGACCTTGGTGAAGTCGTAGAGGAAGAACCCGCTGAAGACGAGGGGATCCGACTGCTCGAGCTCGATCGGTCCGGTCGCCAGGCACAAGCCGTCCTGGCAGCCGACGACGTCCGCGCCGAGAAGCTCGAGATCGGCCTGCGTGGATTCCGACCACCACCCGTAGATCGGGTCGGTGCCGGGGATCTCACCGGCGTTCTGGTAGTTCGGGTGTGCGAGCATCGAGGTTCGGGGCGTCCCCGAGGCGTAGTTGAACGAGGCGCCCGCGGTCCATCCGTTCTCCCACTGATACGAGCCGTAGAGCTTGAGGGAGTGCGGGCGATCGGTGTTGAGCGGGCCGCTGCCGAACTGGGTCGACAGGAGCGGCGAGTTCGGGAAGTCGTACAGGGAGGAGATGTTCGGGTCGTCCTGCTGGTTGTCGTTGCGGTACAGGCCTTCATAGAAGCCCCGCAGCCGCGCGTACCGGTAGTTCGCGAAGAACAACCAGTTGTCCGAGAACCGCTTGTTCAGGACGAGCTCGATCGCCTGGTACTTGCGATCGGGAGCCGGGAACGTGGACGGCGTGTTCTCGCCGGGATTCGCCAGCACATACGCGCTGAACGCCTCGACGCCGTAGTCCGGGAACGGGTTGAAGGGGTACCCGTACCCGAGGCCGTAATAGAAGTTCTGGGTCGCCTCGACGGCGCTCAGCTGGATGTCCTCGAGAGCGCGTCCCTGCTCGCGGTAGATCCCGCGCACTTCGAGGGACAGGTCCTTCGAGAGCTCCTGCTGGTACCCGAGCACGATCTCATCGACGTACGGGAGCTTCGTTCCTTCGGTGAGGACGGAAGGATCGAGCCCCTGGAAGAAGATCGCGGAGTTCGGGTTGCCGAGGTGGTCGTTGAGGCCGGTGTAGTTGGGGATGTCGTATCCGCCGTAGCGGTAGAGGGAGAGGCCGATTTCGTTCGAGAGTGCGCGGATCGCGAGGTCGTTCGGGATCCGCTCGAAGTAACGGGAGGCGTTCGCGTAGATCTTGCTGCGGCCGTCCCCCGTGACATCGAAGGTCGCGCCGATGCGGGGCGAATACGCCCAGTCGAACTTGTAGTCCTGCGCGGTGTAGTCCGTCGAACCGGGGATGCGGGTCAGAGCTCCCGGGAACGCGGGGTCGAGCGCGACGCGCTGGAACGGAACCGTGTATTCGCCGGAACCCGCGATCTCCTGCTGGCTCGCGCGGAGGCCGAGCTTGAGGTTCCAGCGGGTGCCGATCGACCAGGTGTCCTGGATGAAGAAGTTCAGCTCCGTCGAGGTGGTCGGCGGAGGAAGCGGGCTGAAGCGCGCGCGGGTGACGCGGAAGTTGTTGTTCGCGCGACCGGTCACGAGGTAACCGGCCGTCGAGCGCAGGTTGATGTAGCAGTCGTCCCCGGCCGGGGCGACGGCGCAGTCCACGAGGCCGGCGCCCTGCGTGTTGTAGTCCTGGTCGCTGTTGACGTCGATCGGGATCTGGAAATCCCTCGGATCGCCGGGGTACTGCTGGTCCTCGGAGAACTCGAGGTCGTAGTAGTCGACGCCGAACTTGAGCTCGTGATTCGCGAGCGCCCAGGTGGCGATCGCCTTGACCTGAAGGCTCTTGTCTTCCTGGGGCGCGAGGAATCCCGCGCCGCCGTACCGCCAGACGGTCCCGGTGCCCGGGCTGTCCGGAGCGCACCCCGCGAGACCCAGGACGCAGCGCAGCTCGCGCTGGTCGGTGAGGGTCGGCTTGTTGAGGGCCAGCGTCTCGTCGAACTCGCCGGTCTTCTGCGAGACCTGCGCCTGGACGAAGAAGTTCGGGGCGAGCACGCCGTCGTATTTCAGCGAGAAGTTGTCCGCGCCGTAGCTGATTCGCGACTGGCCGCCCCCCTGGGCGTAGTCGAGGAAGGTCAGCGACGTGGAGTTGTTCACGTCCTGGGTCGTCCGCTGCGCGCCGTTGGCGCCGCGGGACGGGTCGCCGAAGCCGGTGAGCTCGACGCGGTGGTTCGGGTTCAGGTACCACGTCAGCTTCGCCGCCCAGTTGTTGCTCGTGCGCTCGCGCTCGATCGTCTGGCCGGCGGTCGCGAATTGGCGCGTGCCGACACCGGTCTGGTCGCCGGTCTGGGACAACGGGATCAGCTGGTCCTCGATCGTGAACGCTTCCTTGGTGGTGACCTGGTTGTAGGCGAGGAAGTAGAAGAGCTTGTCCTTGATGATCGGCCCGCCGACCGAAAGGTCGAGGTCGGTCGTCGACATGGAGTCCTGGTTGGACGCTCCGACGATGAGGTCGACCTGCTTGTAGGCGCTCATGAGCCCCTTGGGCTGCACGAAGACGCCGACCGCGCCGTCGATGTTGTTGTTCCCCGACTTCACGATCGTGTTGATCACGCCGCCGGTGGCCTGGCCGAACTCGGCGTCGATGGCGCCGGTCTTGACCTGGATCTCCTCGAGGAACGCGTACGTCACGCCGCTCCCCAGCGAGCCGTAGACGCCGCTGTAGGTTCCGAGGCCGCCGTACCCGCCGTTCGTGATGTTCACGCCGTCGACGAGGTAGGAGTTCTCGAGGCCGGTCGAGCCGGAGATCGAGTAGTTCCCCTGCCCGGTGCCGCCGCCGCTCTCGACGCCCGGCGCGAGCGCGAAGGTCTGCGAGAAGTTGCGACCCACGGGGATGAAGTCGACGTACTTGTCGACCGTGAACGTGCCCCCGATGGTCGTCGTCTTCGGATCGACCAGCGGCGCCTCGGCCGTGACCGTCACCGCCTCGACCTGCCCCGCCGTCAGCACGAACGGAACGGAGCGACGCTGCGTGACGCTGACCAGGATGTCCTTCTGCACGACCGTGCCGAAGCCCTGCTTCTCGACGCGCAGCTCGTACTCGCCGGGAGGCAGGTTGGCGAAGAGGTAGGTGCCCTGCGCGGTGGTCTGGATGCTGATCGGAGCGCGCGCGCCGCTGGCCGTGACCTTCACGCCGGCGATGGGCTGCCCGTTCACATCGGTGACCTTTCCCTCGATGGCTCCGGTCGTCGCCGTCGTCTGGGCGAAGACCGGCATGGCCATGAGGATCGCGCCGAGGGCGATCGCGGCGACCCTCAGCCAGAACTTCGAATTCATCCGGTTGCCTCCTCCTGAATGGTTCCGAACCCCGCGGACCCCGCCTCCCTCACGGAGACGTTGCCCGAACACGGAGCGCATTTTCGGAGGAAAGCAATCGCAGGGCCAAGGAACCCCCTTCCGCAGCGAAACGCGAAGTCTTGGTGCGTCAGCAGGTTGCCCGATGCGAGCCGGCAGCGAAGCGTCGCGATTCCGCCTCGCTCGATTCAAGGTTTTGGATGAGAACAGGGAATCGGATTCGCCGTGCAGTCGGCTGCCCCTCGTTCGCAGCGTTCGGGGCGAGGCGTTATCCTCCGGCGCATGCGCGTGATCCGCCGCCCGCTCGCCCTCGCCGGACTCGCCGGCGCCGTCGCCTTCGCCGCTCCGGCACCGCCCCCCGTGAAGGCTCCCGCCGTGGAGAAGGTCGTGGTGCGGCTCGCGCAGTTCGACGTCGTCGTGCGCGACAAGGAAGGGAAGCTGATCCGGGGGCTGGAGGCGAAGGACTTCGTCGTCCTCGAGGACGGCTCTCCCCTCGACGTCGTCGCGGTCGATTCCTGGGAGTCGCTCGAGAAGGCGGCCGCCGCCGAACCCGCCCCGGCGTCCCCCGAGCCGGTCCCCGAACCCCAGACCGGCGACGCCCCGTCGCCCACGCCCGCGGCCCCGAAAAAGGACGAGGATCAACGCGCGTTCCTGATCCTCTTCGACAATCTCAACGCGTCGACCGCGATGCGCCTGACCCAGGCCAAGCGGGCGGCGACGCGATTCGTCCGCGAGAACCTCCGCGCCAACGACCTGGCGGCGGTTTACACCCTCGACCACGCGCTCCGGCCGATCTCGCCCTTCTCGACCAACCCCGAGGAGACCGTGCGTGCCGTGGAGAAGGTCGCCTGGTTCGAAAGCTCCACGTTCTCGGAGCAGATCGCGGAGTCGATCCTCGCCTACCAGTCGGAATCTGCGGCGAGTCGGATGCAGGGCCGCCTTCAGAACGCCGCCCCGATCGAGGGCGGAAGGCTCGACTGGACGCGCCAGCACGTCTACCGGAGCCTCGCCTCGCTCGCCGAGGTCTTCCACTCGCTTCCCGGGCGACGCGTCCTGGTGCTCGTGTCGGCGGGGTTCCCGATGACCGCGCCGGGGGACGTGGAGCGCCTGCGCGGGGGGTTCACGAACGAGTTCCGGGACCTCGTCAAGGCCATGGGGCGCTCGGGGGTCGCGGTCTACACGATCGACGTCGGCGACGATCTCGCGATGGGGGACGTGAAGAACCGCATCGACTGGCGCGTCGCCGTCGGCAAACTCGGCATGGACGAGTCGTTCATGGCGGACCTCGGGTTCGACTCCGCGTTCGGGACCGGGTCGGCCTCGTCCCGGCGGGAGTTCCTCGGCGTGCTCGCCAACGAGACCGGCGGGCGGATGTTGACGAGCAACGACCTGAACCGGGCGTTCGAGACGATCCAGGAGGACACGGCGAACTACTATCGCGTCTCGTGCCGCGTCCGCGAGCAGGCGGGGGACGCCCGCTACAGGCGCATCGTCGTGAAGGTCCGCGGAATCGACGACGCGCGCGTCACCGCGCGGCGCGGCCGCTACTCCGACGTGACGCCGAATCCCTCGAGCGCGGGAACGGCGGCCTCCGACCGGATCGAACGTTACGCGCGCCTGCTCCTGCGCACGAGCGCAACGACCCTCCCGGCGCCGTCCGACAAGAGCATCCCCGTCGCGATCGTCGCGGAGGTCGTCGGTCCGGTCGTCCTCGCCCCCGACACCGAAGGGGCCGGGCGCGTGGAGCTCGACTTCGTCGCGGTGGCGCGGGTCGCGGGCGAAGTCGTCGGCCGCTACTCGCGCCGCGTGAGCGTGCGCGTGCGGCCCGAGGGGCTCGAGGCGGTCCGCCGGGGATTCCGGGTCGAGGGGAGGATCGACCTCCCGGCGGGGATCTACGACCTGCAGACGACGGTGCGCCTGGAGGAACCGGCGCAGCTGGCGATGTGGAGCGGGCCGATCGCCGTGCCTCCCCCCGGGCGAGGCACGGGATTGCGCTTCGCGGGGGCGATCCTCGCCCGCGAGTCGGAGCCGCTTCCGCTCCTGGCCAAGGCGGAGCTGAAGGCGGACGCGAAGGACGCCCTCGCCCTTCCGCAGGGGCTGCGCCTGCTCCCTCCCGTGGACCCCGCCTTCCAGGGACGGGAGTCGGCGCTGGTGTTGTTCTGGCTCGAGGGCCTTCCGGTGGGGGACGCTCCCCCACGCTTCACCATGGACGTGACCGCGGTCGGCCCCGAAGGGGCGACCTCCCCTCTCCCCGGAGGGATCGTCTTCTTCGAGCCCGACGGCGAGCGGTATCGCGGCGTGCTCCGCGCGTCGCTCGCGGGCCTGGCGCCCGGGGCCTGGCAGATCCGCGTCGCCGCGCTGGGGGAGACTCCGGAGGCGCGCGCGGAGGCGCGCCTGCCGATCGTGGTCGAGGCCGCGCCTACTTCTTCATCGCCTTGAGGGTCTCGCGGGTCTCCTCCGCGAGCGGCCCCTTGGAGTCGAGCTCGAGCGACTTGCGCATCGCGGCCACCGCCTCGTCGATCTTGCCGTCGCGCAGGAGCAGCCGGGCGTTGAGCGCGTGCGCCATCGCGAGGTCGGCGTTGCCGGCGCCCGGCAGGTCGAGCACCTGCCGGAACATCTCCCCCGCCTTCACGTAGTCCTTCTTGTTGAAGTAGCTGATCCCGACGTTGAGAAACGCTTCCGGGCTCGCGGCGCCCACCTTCTGCGCCTGATCGAGCACCTCCTTCGCCTTCTCGGGCTGGCCCATGCGCGTGTGGATCGCCGCGATCTCGAGGTACGGCTCGGGACGCGAGGGGTCCAGCGCGGCCACCTGCTGGAACGCCTCGAGCGCGCCGGCGTCGTTCTTGAGGTCGAGCCGCGCGAGCCCGAGTCCGATGAGCGCCTCGGTGCGCAGTTGCGCGGTCTGGGTCGTGTCGAGCTCCTGGAGGAATAGCGGCTCGGCGTCGGCCGGACGCCCGAGCCGGCGCAGGAGCTGGGCGCGCAGAAGCGCCGCCCCTTCGAACTTCGGGTTCAGCTCGAGCGCCTTCGCGAGCGAGGCCTGGGCCTCTTCGTCCTGCTGGCTCGTCCCGAGGCAGAAACCGCGGAGGTAGTGCCCCAGGGCGCCGTCCGGCTTCGCCTGGATCCCGGCGTCGATCTGCGGGAGCGCACCCGCGCAGTCGCCCGCCTGCACCTGGGCCACGATGGCGTTCCACGACGCCTCGGCGGCGCCGGGGGGCGGCGCGCCTTCCGCCGCGACCGGAGCCACCTCGCCCATCGTGACGTCGGCGTTGACCTCGGAGGCATCCGCGATGTTGAGCGTCGGGGGCTTGGCGGGGTTCGGCCGGCCGTCGATCGCCCAGAGCTCCTTCTTCTGCATGTCCACCGCGCGCGCCTTGAGATTGGCGATCGCCTTGCCGGGAAGCTCCACCGCGAGGTGGTAGTCGCCCGGACGCACGAGGGCGAAGAAGAAGGCCCCTTTCTTGTTCGTCTTGCCCGCGACCTTGATGCCCCGCGAGTCGGGCGTGGGCTCCAGCGAGACCGTCAGTCCCTCGAGGGGCTGTCCCGCCTCGTCGTGCACGGTGCCGAGCACGCGGCCCTGCTGGGCGAAGGCCGCCGAGGCGGCCAGACACGCGA
This genomic window contains:
- a CDS encoding alkaline phosphatase family protein; its protein translation is MRRLALAALLLFLPACSTPSTGTLPPSPDTKVLVVGLDGADWEILDRLERDGRIPNLSRLRREGAWGVLRAENPLLSPIVWTSIATGRHPEDHGIVGFLTKRDGVEEPVRSDERRVRAFWNVATEQGLSVGVVGWYASWPAEPVRGFLVSDRAGSHQIAGGATRATTGLAHPPEVAAEIERARGEVDRAIGDAHAMTFFGPGSLAPDPEKLETFVGILRTTELYRRLAPELIRRYRPTIAAVYLEGTDAVGHLFGEYQPPRLPWASDAEVARFGPVWDAYYAEADRVVGDVLASVDPAKTTVLVVSDHGFKVGPRRPRLSTQNRYGNQAPLSHRAEGIVVAWGRGVKGPGEIPEASVYDVFPTIARLAGLPLAENLVGRSIDAAFVPGTLAEPIRTVPDYETAGERAKGEAGDIPGEDETIAKLRALGYVGGAPGAERAAGGPTQGQAAVPLNRYNMALILAARGKREEALRVIRELQRDAPTFTLGWVGEGLVLLQMQRAAEAIVPLQRAVKLAPDLVTANAYLAEAYVKAGRREEALRGLERTLALDASDPRTALFYAQILIQDRRVAEAERWFRAAYELGDVPSDRARACVGLAVAAEERRDLVAAERSYAKALELDPSLPGALERFGNLRLYQRRFADAIGLFDRLVTATGGNAASHILRARALAIAGRRAEAREALRLALAKDPTSGEAKALLRELDAGS
- a CDS encoding TonB-dependent receptor → MNSKFWLRVAAIALGAILMAMPVFAQTTATTGAIEGKVTDVNGQPIAGVKVTASGARAPISIQTTAQGTYLFANLPPGEYELRVEKQGFGTVVQKDILVSVTQRRSVPFVLTAGQVEAVTVTAEAPLVDPKTTTIGGTFTVDKYVDFIPVGRNFSQTFALAPGVESGGGTGQGNYSISGSTGLENSYLVDGVNITNGGYGGLGTYSGVYGSLGSGVTYAFLEEIQVKTGAIDAEFGQATGGVINTIVKSGNNNIDGAVGVFVQPKGLMSAYKQVDLIVGASNQDSMSTTDLDLSVGGPIIKDKLFYFLAYNQVTTKEAFTIEDQLIPLSQTGDQTGVGTRQFATAGQTIERERTSNNWAAKLTWYLNPNHRVELTGFGDPSRGANGAQRTTQDVNNSTSLTFLDYAQGGGQSRISYGADNFSLKYDGVLAPNFFVQAQVSQKTGEFDETLALNKPTLTDQRELRCVLGLAGCAPDSPGTGTVWRYGGAGFLAPQEDKSLQVKAIATWALANHELKFGVDYYDLEFSEDQQYPGDPRDFQIPIDVNSDQDYNTQGAGLVDCAVAPAGDDCYINLRSTAGYLVTGRANNNFRVTRARFSPLPPPTTSTELNFFIQDTWSIGTRWNLKLGLRASQQEIAGSGEYTVPFQRVALDPAFPGALTRIPGSTDYTAQDYKFDWAYSPRIGATFDVTGDGRSKIYANASRYFERIPNDLAIRALSNEIGLSLYRYGGYDIPNYTGLNDHLGNPNSAIFFQGLDPSVLTEGTKLPYVDEIVLGYQQELSKDLSLEVRGIYREQGRALEDIQLSAVEATQNFYYGLGYGYPFNPFPDYGVEAFSAYVLANPGENTPSTFPAPDRKYQAIELVLNKRFSDNWLFFANYRYARLRGFYEGLYRNDNQQDDPNISSLYDFPNSPLLSTQFGSGPLNTDRPHSLKLYGSYQWENGWTAGASFNYASGTPRTSMLAHPNYQNAGEIPGTDPIYGWWSESTQADLELLGADVVGCQDGLCLATGPIELEQSDPLVFSGFFLYDFTKVSRGNLGRTPKTMNIDLLLNWTRKLKMGDLQLGVVVVNALNSQKAVRVNDQVERQAGIPDPDYGQTVLFQGPRQVRLNARWSF
- a CDS encoding VWA domain-containing protein yields the protein MRVIRRPLALAGLAGAVAFAAPAPPPVKAPAVEKVVVRLAQFDVVVRDKEGKLIRGLEAKDFVVLEDGSPLDVVAVDSWESLEKAAAAEPAPASPEPVPEPQTGDAPSPTPAAPKKDEDQRAFLILFDNLNASTAMRLTQAKRAATRFVRENLRANDLAAVYTLDHALRPISPFSTNPEETVRAVEKVAWFESSTFSEQIAESILAYQSESAASRMQGRLQNAAPIEGGRLDWTRQHVYRSLASLAEVFHSLPGRRVLVLVSAGFPMTAPGDVERLRGGFTNEFRDLVKAMGRSGVAVYTIDVGDDLAMGDVKNRIDWRVAVGKLGMDESFMADLGFDSAFGTGSASSRREFLGVLANETGGRMLTSNDLNRAFETIQEDTANYYRVSCRVREQAGDARYRRIVVKVRGIDDARVTARRGRYSDVTPNPSSAGTAASDRIERYARLLLRTSATTLPAPSDKSIPVAIVAEVVGPVVLAPDTEGAGRVELDFVAVARVAGEVVGRYSRRVSVRVRPEGLEAVRRGFRVEGRIDLPAGIYDLQTTVRLEEPAQLAMWSGPIAVPPPGRGTGLRFAGAILARESEPLPLLAKAELKADAKDALALPQGLRLLPPVDPAFQGRESALVLFWLEGLPVGDAPPRFTMDVTAVGPEGATSPLPGGIVFFEPDGERYRGVLRASLAGLAPGAWQIRVAALGETPEARAEARLPIVVEAAPTSSSP
- a CDS encoding tetratricopeptide repeat protein; the encoded protein is MTSHSLRTAALGVVFACLAASAAFAQQGRVLGTVHDEAGQPLEGLTVSLEPTPDSRGIKVAGKTNKKGAFFFALVRPGDYHLAVELPGKAIANLKARAVDMQKKELWAIDGRPNPAKPPTLNIADASEVNADVTMGEVAPVAAEGAPPPGAAEASWNAIVAQVQAGDCAGALPQIDAGIQAKPDGALGHYLRGFCLGTSQQDEEAQASLAKALELNPKFEGAALLRAQLLRRLGRPADAEPLFLQELDTTQTAQLRTEALIGLGLARLDLKNDAGALEAFQQVAALDPSRPEPYLEIAAIHTRMGQPEKAKEVLDQAQKVGAASPEAFLNVGISYFNKKDYVKAGEMFRQVLDLPGAGNADLAMAHALNARLLLRDGKIDEAVAAMRKSLELDSKGPLAEETRETLKAMKK